The Pseudomonas bijieensis DNA window CACCGCCAGCAGGCTAGCGGACAGTTGTTTCTTGATTTCCGGCGAGCGGCCGCTGAGCAAGGCCAGCTTCACGTGTACGAAACCCCGCTCGCCCAGACTCGTGCCCACCCGAAAAGTCTCGTGCTTCACGGCCCGGCTCTTGATATCCAACTCGGCGCCAAATTGACCGGAGGCCACCAGCGCATTGTTCAGGCGCATCAGCGCGGAATCGGCCTTCAGCTCAGGCAGGTTGGCGGTGTACTCCAGGTGCAGGTGAGGCATGTGTTCGACTCCGATTCGAAAATATGACGAGGTGATGTCAGCCATCACAACCTTACCTCGACTTTCTTGATTGAGGCAGGTTTTGTTTCGCCACGGGCCGGTGTCAGGCGTGCGCCAAGACCCCTCGCTCGCCCATGAAGGCCTCCAACCGCGACCGCAACCAGCGCTCGGCCGGGTCACTGTCGACATGGCTCAACCAGACCATGGACAAATCCAGGGTCGGGGTCTTGAAGGGAAAGGGCTCGTTGAACAGTTGTCCCGAGGCGGCCATGGCGGCGGCGGTATAGTCCGGCAGGCTGGCAATCAGGTCAGTGCCGGCCAGCAACGCCGGCAATGCGCTGTATTGCGGCACCGACAGCACGACCTGGCGCTTGCGTCCGATCTCGGCCAGCCATTCGTCAGCAAAACCGGCGACGTTCGCGGTATGGGACACCAGCACATGAGGCCGCGCGCAGTATTCGTCCAGGCTCAGCGGTGTGTCCGACGCATCGGCACGCAGCACGCGGGGCTGGATGTGTCGCAACAGCTTGCGCTTGGCATTGGCCGGCAGCCCGCGAGTCTGGCTGATGCCCACGGTGATATCGCCCGAGGCCAGCAAGTCGGGGATGCGCCAGTAATCGACATGCTGGACCACAAACACGATTTGCGGCGCCTCTTGCCGCAAGCTGCTCAACAGTGGCGGCAGCAGGCCGAACTCGACGTCGTCCGACAGGCCGATGCGAAACGTCATGGTGCTGCTGGAGGGGTCGAAGTCGTGGGTCAGGCTCAAAGCCACCGACAGCGAATCGAGCGCTGGGGATAGATGCCGGATGATTTCCTCGGCCCTTGCCGTCGGCTCCATGCGGTGGCCGACGCGAATGAACAGCGGGTCGTTGAACATCTTGCGCAAGCGATTGAGGGCCGAGCTGATGGTCGGCTGGCCCAGGAACAGTTTTTCCGCCACCCGTGTCACGTTACGCTCAAGCATCAGCGTTTCGAAAACCACCATCAGGTTGATGTCGGCCTTGCGCAATTCGTTGCGGTTCATCCACTGCCCCCCTGATTCCTTGACTGGATGCAGTGTAGAAATGCTGGGGGTCGTGCGTCTATGCGCAAAAGGCCCATGGCCTTCGCAATACCATCCAAAGAGTTGGAAGAGGCCCCCTGCTTTTGTGGCGAGGGAGCTTGCTCCCGCTCGGTTACGCGGCAACCGCAAAGTCTTGGAGCCGCTTCGCCCGAAGCGTCGGACCGGCCCAGCGGGAGCAAGCTCCCTCGCCACGGTGAACAGCTACTTAACCGTTAGCGATTTCAGTCCCAGCCCCATGACTCGCTCGTCACTTCCCCAACCCCAGCGCCTTGGGACTGATGGCATCGGGTAAATGGAACTGCACGCGCAACCGCCCATCCGCGCCAATCGTTTCACGAATGGCCGGAGTCAGGAACAGTTCAAGGGTGTTGTCCTGCAAGCGCGTGAACTGCGTCGACAGCGCCTCGACACCGTTGATCGAGACCTCCACCCGCTGGCGCGTGTGCGAGGGTTGCACGAACGCCGCCGCTTCGATCGAAATGGCACGCGCCTCTGACGGTATGCGCAAAACAACCTCGGCCTCGGTTCCTTCCGACCAGGTGCCCCACTCCTCGACGCGCCCCCAGCCGTCGGCCAACATGGCGTTGATTCGGCTGAACACTTGGCGCTCACCGATCTTCACCTGCATGTCCAACGTCTCGTCGGCAAACGGCGGGCATTGGGCGCAAGTTTTCCAGCCCGGCGCCAGCACTACGAGGCCATCGATACGGGTCAACAGGTCGGTTTGGCGGTTGACGGTTTTCGTCGCCTGGAGCGCGGCGCGAGGGTCGAGGATGTACAGCGAATCCGCCGCGTACTGGCCGCTGGCGAGCATCTGCTCAGTGTGTCGCTGGGCCTGCTCGATCGCCCGGTCGCTCATGCGTCCCAGGTACACGCCATCGGTTTCCAGGCCATGCGTCAGGGCGTATTGACTGGTTAGCAGCCAGTTGTCCGGCTGGTTCTGCGGCAACAGCGTCCGGACTTTCGAATAATGGCGGGCCGCGCTGGCCCAGAACGGATCATTCATGGACGTGGGCCAACTCGAGGCGACCGGCGTCATCCGACTGTGACGCAGGCCGGCCCATCCCGCGCGGGTGTCCAGGACTTGTACCACCAGCGCGATAGCCAGCAGGCACGCCGCTGCGCGTGGCTTGTTGCCGCGGATCACCGCGAAGATAACGACAAATACGATGGCGTAGAACACCGGCCAGAACATCCGGCCAGCCGCGCGAAAGACGTTTGCCAGAAGCTCGAGGGGCTTGGGCAGCCAGTAATGCATATTCTGCATGCCGATGCCGAGGTGGTTGGTCAGCGAGAACAGCGTCAGTCCGATCAATGCCAACAGCAACAGTCGCCGGTGGCGCACGGCCTTCGCCAGACCGGTGTTGCCCTGCAGCAATGCCACGCCGGCGCAGATCGCCAGCAGGAGGACGCCCAATCCCAGGTAATTGAAACCTTCGTAGTCCCCGGGGCCCTGGGGCATGTCGCGCAAGGTGTAAGACCAGCCGCTGGGGTTGACCAGCGACATGACGTTGAGGCGATACAACCCATAGCCGCCCGCCACGGTCCCGCCGCCCACGCTGAAATAACCCGCCTGCCAGCAGCAGAATGCGACGAGCAGGAACAAGCCGCACAACTCGACCAAGGCATTGCGCCGGGATAACCGAGCCTTGACGGCCCTGCTGGCAAGATCGGCCAGCCAGATCAACGCCACCATGGCCAGCAGATACGCATGCACCAGCGCCGTAGCAGCCAACAACCCGCCCCAGGCCAGCCGACGCTTCTCCAGGCCGGGCCGCAGCGCCAGATACAGGGCCGCCAGGATCAGGAAGTGCCCGGACAGCGACAGGTGCCCGCCCATGCGCAGGAACATCGGCGGCGAAAACACAAACAGGCCCGCCCCCAACAACCTGATCCACACCGACGGTGTCAGCAGGCCGACGAGTTTCCAGGCGAACCAGGCTTGCAGGATGAAACAGGCCAGCAACCAGAGACCGAAATACTGGAATGTCTCGGGAAGCCAGGCGTTGAAGGGTTTGAACAGAAACGCCAACAGCGGATTGGAATCGGAAAAAATGATGCCGTTGCCCAACTCCAAACCATAGGACGGGTTCATGCCCAACGGAAAGGTCCAGGGCGAACTGCGGAAGAACGCCCAGCCCATGTAGTGGGTCGCCGCATCGCCCTCCCCCAGCCAGGCGATGTTCGTCGGGTCCAGCACCCGGGGGCCGATCACCAGCAGGAACGCCAGAATACCCAGCAGTATGGGCAACAAGGGAGCCAAGTCATGCTTGCCGCGAACGGTCATCGATACGTCCAGAAATTATGCAGGATGAAGGTGAACACGGGGATGATCAGCGCGACGGCCGCGATGCCAGCCAGGTAACCCAGGCCGAGGCTCTGGGCCACCCAGGCCACCAGCATCGCCAGCCCGAACCCACCGGCCGAGACCACCAGGAACCGGCCAAGAGTCCGCCCATGCAAGCGGCTGGAAAAACTCCAGAGGGTGTTGATCAGGTACGACACCACGGTCGCCACCACAAAGGCGAAACCATTGGCCAGCGGCGGGTTTTCCAGGATCAGGTGCACGAACAGCACGGCAGCCACCACATGGACCGCAGTGACCACCAGGCCCGTCATGGCAAAGCGAAAGGCACGTCGCAGCAACGGCGAGTGCGTCCAGGTCACGGCTTCTGCGCCAGGCAGAACACCGTCAGACCGGCAATACGATTGGCGCCCATGATCGGACGTTCCAGGCTGCACAGTGACCTCAACACGCCATTGACCAGCGGATGATGCCGCGCAAGCTGCGACTTGGGTGCCCCGTGGGATTTGCGTTGCAACAGGCGCAGGCCGGCGGCAATGGGGAATACCAGGCCGAAGTAATAGGCGCCCTGCTGGACCTGCAAACCGGCCTGTGCCACGACGGTCTCCAACTGTTTGAGGGTGTAACGGCGCTTGTGCTCGAGAAAATCGTCATGGCCGCTCCAGAGGAACTGGAATGCCGGCACGGTGATCAGGAAGCGGCTGCCGGACGGCACTTTGTCGACATAAGACTTGAGCAGCCCCACGTCATCGTCCACGTGCTCCAGCACATCCATCAGCAGCACCAGGTCGGCGTCCAGCGAGTCCACCGCCCGACGATAACGCACCGGTTTCCCGGCGGTGCTGGCATCGGAGTCGGCCGGGTAACTGATGTCTACGCACCAGGCCTGGGCCGTTGCGGTATGGGTCAGCAGGTGATGGGAAAAAAAACCCGACCCGGCGCCCACGTCCAGTAGCGTATTGGCTGAAGTGCCCTTGAGCATGTGCAGCATGGCGCGCGCTTTCGACCGGTAGTACCAATGCTGCCCGATATCGGGGCCCAGGATGTCGGTTTCCTTGAGGTCCATGGTCAGTCCTTGGCGTCATAGATGCGCCGCACCAGGAAAACCGGTCGGCGCTTGGATTCGATATAGGTGCGGCCCAGGTATTCACCCAGTACGCCGATGCCGATCAGTTGCAACCCGCCCAGGAAGGTGACCGCCACCATCAGCGAGGCATAACCTGGCAGGTCAACTCCGGAAATCAGGGTTCGCAGCACGATGAAGATGGCGAACGCAAAGGACACCAGCGAGACGCAAAGTCCCAGGTAGGTCCAGATACGCAGCGGTTCGGTGCTGAAGCTGGTGATGCCTTCAAGGGCAAAATTCCACAGGCGCCAGCCATTGAACTTGCTTACGCCGGCCGCCCGTTCAGGTCTGACGTAGTCCACGTAGGTGGTCCGGAACCCGACCCAGGCGAACAGCCCTTTCATGAAGCGGCGCGATTCAGGCAGGGTTTGCAACGCATCGACCACGCAGCGATCCATCAAGCGAAAATCGCCGACATTTTCCGGCAACTTGTGGTCGGCGATTTTATTGTGCAGCCGGTAAAACCCGTTGGCGGAAACCTGCTTGGCCCAGGAGTCGGAGTTGCGGTTGATCCGGTGCCCCAGCACCACTTCGGCACCGTTGCGCCAATGGGCGATCATTTCCAGGATCACTTCGGGAGGGTCTTGCAGATCGACATCGATCGGCACCACCGCCTGGCCACGGGCGGCTTGCAGGCCGGCACTCAACGCCGCCTCCTTGCCAAAGTTGCGACTCAGGTCGACGATCCGGATGCGCGGGTCGGTCTTCTGCCGTTCCAGCAGCAGCACCAATGTGTCGTCCACACTGCCGTCGTTGACGAACACCAGCTCCAGGTCCAACAGCGACTCATGGGCAAAGACCTGGTCGATCCTGGCCATGAACACATCGATGGACTGGACTTCGTTGTAGACCGGAATGACAAGCGAAAGCGCTAGACGACCTTGCAGATCCACTCCTGGATATTCAGTCACTTGATGGCTCTTTTTCTTATAGTGTTTTCAGTCCCATCGGGCTTCCGGCCCTTGGCGTCGAAACGTATTAAGCAGGACCGGAGAAGGCAACGCAAGGATCAAACTGGAACTTCAGCAGACTGCATGTTCGCAACATGACTTTTTCCACGCATAAAGTCGAATACTCGATCCGGGCTCATACCCAGCAATATTTGATAACCAATGGAAACGAATTCCCCGTAGCCAAAACCACCCACTTGGATAGGCTTGCAGCCACATGTCCAACGCATGTCTTGACTGAATGAATCGCAGGGAGCGAACCCATGTATTTTGAAATCTATCGACAGACCCGAGGCACCCCCAGCACCGGAAAAGGCCAATGGCGCTGGCGTTTGCGAGCCGGCAACCATGAAACGATCGCCAGTGGCGAATCCTATGTGAACAAGAGTGACTGCCTTCATGTCATCAGGCTGATCAAGAATGTCCAGGGTGAAGCGCCGGTAAAAAGAGATCTGAACTGTGCTGTGTGGGATTGGCCGACAAGCTGCTCGACGAACGGGCAGCTTGCGGGCTCGACCTGAGCTCATCTTCACCGGCTTGTCTGATCATTGTGGCGAGGGGATTTATCCCCGCTGGGCTGCGCAGCAGCCCTAAAGCAGTGAACTCAATCCTCCTGGCACACCGAGTTGCCTGGTTTGGGGGCCGCTGCGCAGCCCAACGGGGATAAATCCCCTCGCCACAGGCTCAATCGCCTCAAGTGAACAGGCGGAGTTTTTTTTGCTGTGACGAAAGTTTCCAGGCAGGTAGGGTATACGGACAACAGCAGGAGGCCGGTGCAATGACTCGATCAATCCCTAACCGCGACTGGCTGGTGCGGGCGCCCGAGTCGAGGAACATGGAGCGCATCGAGGCCTATTTCAGCGGGCATGGCTATACCACCCATCGCCATGACACCTACGCCATCGGAATTACGCTTTCGGGCGTGCAGAGCTTCAACTACCGCCACAGCAAACGCCACAGTCAGCCCGGCGGAACCATCGTCCTGCACCCGGACGAGGTACACGATGGCGAAGCAGGGACGAGCGAGGGTTTTCGCTACAGGATGTTCTACATAGAACCGTCGGTGATCCAGCACGTGCTGGGGGGCAAGCCATTGCCCTTTATCGAAGGTGGATTGTCCAACGACCCTCGCCTCAACATCGCGACCCGTCGACTGTTGAACAGCCTGGATCATCCCCTCGACCCGCTGGAAGAAGAAGACGCCATCTACGATGTGGCCCAGGCACTGGATATCGCGGCAGGCAACAGGCGGGGACGGCGGCTGATCGACTACCCGGCGGCAGAGCGTGCCCGCCTGTTCATCCACGACGCCCTCGACCAGGTGATCACCTTGGACGACCTGGTGCAGGCCAGCGGCCGGGATCGATGGAGCCTGTCCCGGGATTTCAGGGCGCTGTACGGCACCAGCCCCTATCGCTACATCACCCAGCGGCGCTTGAGCGAAGCCCGGCGCCTGGCCTTCCACGGCACGCCCTTGAGCGAAGTGGCCCTGGCCTGTGGTTTTTTCGATCAGAGCCACATGACCCGATTGCATACCCAGGCCTTCGGTATTTCACCGGCACGCTGGCTGAACATGCTGCGCTAAGACAGCGACTGCGCGCCGCGAAAAGCTGCACGATCATCCAATACGCGACGTTGGCTCGAGCAATAAAGTAGGACGCACCACCCACCAAGGAGCATCCTCGATGACCCGTTACGCCCCCATCAACTTCGCCCAGAAATACACCCTGTTCCAGGAACAGTGGATGCCAAAAGTCGTGGCCGAAATGAACGACTACCAATTCAAGATCGCCCGGCTCGAAGGCGACTTCGTCTGGCACGCCCACGCCGATACGGATGAAACCTTCATCGTGCTGGAGGGCGAGCTGCGCATCGACTTTCGCGACGGTGCGGTGACGATTGGCCCGGGCGAGATGTATGTGGTCAAGAAAGGTGTGGAGCATAAGCCCTGCGCCGCCCAGGAAGTGAAACTGCTGTTGATCGAGCCTCGCGGCGTCATCAATACCGGCGACGAAACCAATGAACGAACGGCGGTCAACGATGTGTGGATCTGATTGAGCCAGGCTCAATCGTATTCAGCTTCCTGGTGCTCGCCCAATAACCGCCGCTGGCGAGGTGTCGCGGCGGCCAGGACCTCAGGATTGAACTGCCAGTGCAGATAGGGTGAGAACTTCTGCGCGACCATCCGCCGACCGTAGTGCACCTGGAGCAGGTACCGCGTGCGGTCGACGGTGCGGTTGTCACTGCCGGCATGCCATAGTTCGCTGCGCAGAATCAGCACATCGCCCGCCCTGCACAGTACTGGCTGCGCGGGGCGCCCTTGCCATTGCGTTTCGCCCGCTAGCGGTGCTCGACCGGCCTTGTGGCTGCCAGGAATCACCTGGGTCGGGCTCAAGTCGGCGTCGATGTCATCCAGGTAAAACTGCGCGGTGAACACCTGCATCGGCAGGTCAAAGGTCGGGTCAGCCAACAGGTTGGGCGGCAACGCCATCACCAGGTGATCCAGGTGCAACGGTGCCCCGGCAAAACCGGGATGGCAGCGCCAGGCTGTCTGGCCGATGACATGGCAATCATCGCCCAGCGCCGCCTCGGCCAGTTCGATCACCCCGGCCACATCCAGGAACGACAGCCAGAACGGATCACGATTGAACACACATTTGTAATGATCGATGACGCCGCTGTAGTCCCAATGCTCAGGCTTCAACTGGTCGATGGCGTGGCGCAGGTCGGCAACCTGTGTGGCACTCAGTACCGCGGGCAGCAGGACGAAACCGTCCTGATGCAATGCTTGGAGACTGTCGTTGGTGTCCACCGCGCACCTGCCTCAGGTGCGGAAGCGGCCGATCAACCCTGCCAGGTTTTGTGACAGGTTGGAAAGCTGTTGGCTGGCCTGCATGCTCTGGGCGGAATTCGCTGCCGCTTCGTTGGACAAGTCGCGGATGTCGGAAATGTTGCGGGCAATCTCCTCGGTGACGCTGCTCTGCTCCTCACAAGCGTTGGCGATTTGCGCGGCCATGTCATTGATCCGCTGGATCGAGCCGCTGGTGCCACTGAGCACCTGATCGACGCCCGCGGCGCGCTCGACACTGTCACGGGCCTTGCTGCTACCGACCTGCATGGCTTGCACGGCCTTGGCGACACCGCTTTGCAAGCGCTCGATGCGAACCTGGATGTCCTTGGTCGAATCCTGGGTACGTGCCGCCAGGGCCCTGACTTCATCGGCCACGACAGCAAAACCACGGCCTTGCTCGCCCGCTCGTGCCGCCTCGATGGCAGCGTTCAGTGCCAGCAGGTTGGTCTGTTCGGCAATGCCGCGGATCACCTCGAGCACGGCACCGATGCTGGAAGTTTCCTGGGCCAAAGCCTCGATGGTGCCCGAGGCGCTCTCCACTTCCTGGGCCAACTGACGGATCGACTCGATGGTGCTGCTGACCACCTCGGTGCCATCGCGAGACTGACTGCTGGCTTGCTGCGCGGCGTCCGACGCGTTCACGGCATTGTGTGCCACCTCATGCACAGCGGCACTCATCTGGGTCGCGGCGGTACTGACCTGGTCGAGCGCCGCGTGTTCGCTGCTGATCAGTTGATCATTGGTCGCCGCCATATTCGCCATGGCGCGGGCCGCGGCATCGACCTCCCCGGTCACCCGGCCCACTTCGGCAATCAGCGGTTGTAGCTTATCGAGGAAGCGGTTGAACGCACTGCCAAGCTGACCCAACTCATCAGCCGAACGCACTTCGAGACGGCCCTTCAGATCGCCACCGCCCTCGGCGATCTGCTCGACACGGTGCAGCAGGCGACGCATTGGACGCAGCACGACCATCGGCAAGGCAACGATCAGCAGGATGCAACCCAGCAGACCCACCAACAAGATACCGCCCTGCTGCACCCCAACCGCCTGGCCACGGTCAATCGCTGCTTGCCCCTCGCGCAGCGACGCTTCGTCTTCCAGCTCACCCAGCTTATCGATGGCATCACGCATGGTGTCGAACTTACTTTCGCCGTCACCAAAACTCAGCGCACTGGCCACCTGCGGATTGCTCGCGGCCTGCTCGACGACCTGCCGCGAAACCTGCGACCACTGTGCAAAACGATCATTGAACTGACTGACCAGCGCCAACGCCTCGGCGCTGGGTTGCATCGCGGCATATTTCTGCACACGATCATAAGCTTGCTTCAGATTATCTCGATGACTGGCCCGCAGTGCCTCGGAATGATTACCCGCATTGCCCCCAAGCAGACTGCGCTCGGCAACAA harbors:
- a CDS encoding phytanoyl-CoA dioxygenase family protein, translating into MDTNDSLQALHQDGFVLLPAVLSATQVADLRHAIDQLKPEHWDYSGVIDHYKCVFNRDPFWLSFLDVAGVIELAEAALGDDCHVIGQTAWRCHPGFAGAPLHLDHLVMALPPNLLADPTFDLPMQVFTAQFYLDDIDADLSPTQVIPGSHKAGRAPLAGETQWQGRPAQPVLCRAGDVLILRSELWHAGSDNRTVDRTRYLLQVHYGRRMVAQKFSPYLHWQFNPEVLAAATPRQRRLLGEHQEAEYD
- a CDS encoding cupin domain-containing protein; translation: MTRYAPINFAQKYTLFQEQWMPKVVAEMNDYQFKIARLEGDFVWHAHADTDETFIVLEGELRIDFRDGAVTIGPGEMYVVKKGVEHKPCAAQEVKLLLIEPRGVINTGDETNERTAVNDVWI
- a CDS encoding AraC family transcriptional regulator gives rise to the protein MTRSIPNRDWLVRAPESRNMERIEAYFSGHGYTTHRHDTYAIGITLSGVQSFNYRHSKRHSQPGGTIVLHPDEVHDGEAGTSEGFRYRMFYIEPSVIQHVLGGKPLPFIEGGLSNDPRLNIATRRLLNSLDHPLDPLEEEDAIYDVAQALDIAAGNRRGRRLIDYPAAERARLFIHDALDQVITLDDLVQASGRDRWSLSRDFRALYGTSPYRYITQRRLSEARRLAFHGTPLSEVALACGFFDQSHMTRLHTQAFGISPARWLNMLR
- a CDS encoding 5-carboxymethyl-2-hydroxymuconate Delta-isomerase; the encoded protein is MPHLHLEYTANLPELKADSALMRLNNALVASGQFGAELDIKSRAVKHETFRVGTSLGERGFVHVKLALLSGRSPEIKKQLSASLLAVIKDLGPWPAEVSVQLCVEILDIDRESYAKALIGQ
- a CDS encoding LysR family transcriptional regulator; this translates as MNRNELRKADINLMVVFETLMLERNVTRVAEKLFLGQPTISSALNRLRKMFNDPLFIRVGHRMEPTARAEEIIRHLSPALDSLSVALSLTHDFDPSSSTMTFRIGLSDDVEFGLLPPLLSSLRQEAPQIVFVVQHVDYWRIPDLLASGDITVGISQTRGLPANAKRKLLRHIQPRVLRADASDTPLSLDEYCARPHVLVSHTANVAGFADEWLAEIGRKRQVVLSVPQYSALPALLAGTDLIASLPDYTAAAMAASGQLFNEPFPFKTPTLDLSMVWLSHVDSDPAERWLRSRLEAFMGERGVLAHA
- a CDS encoding GtrA family protein; the protein is MTGLVVTAVHVVAAVLFVHLILENPPLANGFAFVVATVVSYLINTLWSFSSRLHGRTLGRFLVVSAGGFGLAMLVAWVAQSLGLGYLAGIAAVALIIPVFTFILHNFWTYR
- a CDS encoding methyl-accepting chemotaxis protein, with amino-acid sequence MANMAATNDQLISSEHAALDQVSTAATQMSAAVHEVAHNAVNASDAAQQASSQSRDGTEVVSSTIESIRQLAQEVESASGTIEALAQETSSIGAVLEVIRGIAEQTNLLALNAAIEAARAGEQGRGFAVVADEVRALAARTQDSTKDIQVRIERLQSGVAKAVQAMQVGSSKARDSVERAAGVDQVLSGTSGSIQRINDMAAQIANACEEQSSVTEEIARNISDIRDLSNEAAANSAQSMQASQQLSNLSQNLAGLIGRFRT
- a CDS encoding class I SAM-dependent methyltransferase — translated: MDLKETDILGPDIGQHWYYRSKARAMLHMLKGTSANTLLDVGAGSGFFSHHLLTHTATAQAWCVDISYPADSDASTAGKPVRYRRAVDSLDADLVLLMDVLEHVDDDVGLLKSYVDKVPSGSRFLITVPAFQFLWSGHDDFLEHKRRYTLKQLETVVAQAGLQVQQGAYYFGLVFPIAAGLRLLQRKSHGAPKSQLARHHPLVNGVLRSLCSLERPIMGANRIAGLTVFCLAQKP
- a CDS encoding glycosyltransferase family 2 protein, translated to MTEYPGVDLQGRLALSLVIPVYNEVQSIDVFMARIDQVFAHESLLDLELVFVNDGSVDDTLVLLLERQKTDPRIRIVDLSRNFGKEAALSAGLQAARGQAVVPIDVDLQDPPEVILEMIAHWRNGAEVVLGHRINRNSDSWAKQVSANGFYRLHNKIADHKLPENVGDFRLMDRCVVDALQTLPESRRFMKGLFAWVGFRTTYVDYVRPERAAGVSKFNGWRLWNFALEGITSFSTEPLRIWTYLGLCVSLVSFAFAIFIVLRTLISGVDLPGYASLMVAVTFLGGLQLIGIGVLGEYLGRTYIESKRRPVFLVRRIYDAKD